The DNA segment GCCCATACCGTGCATCAGCCCGCCGGCAGTGCCCACGTAGTAGCCTGGAACAGTGTCCTGGATCAGCGCCCAGTAGGCTGATGCGGTGAGCATCAGAAAACCGATGGCCACTGACATGAACACGACGACCAGCTCGATGGACTCGGCACGCCCGCTCATGGCGATGCACAGCGCCGCCACGGTGAGGCAGGTCACCAGCACTATTTTGCGCGAGAACAACTGCCGACCGGTTTTCTGGTAAATGCGGTCGATCAGAAAGCCCCCGGCGGCCATGCCGCAGGCACCGACCAGCCATGGGAACGCGCTGATCCAGCTCATTTGCTGCAGGCTGACGCCCTTGGTGTCGATGAGGTAGCTGGGGAACCAAGTCATGAAAAAGTACAGCGTGTAGTTGTAGCAAAACAGTGAGAAACCGGTGCACAGTACCGAGGGCCGCAGCAGCACCGACAGCAGGCTGGGCTTGTTGGCAGGCTGGTCGTCGACATTGGCCGTGACCTCGCGGCCGGCCTGGATGTCGGCGAGTTCTTCGGCGCTGACCTTTGGATGGTCGGCCGGGTTATCGGTGGCGATGAACTTCCAGGCCACGGCCCAAAGCACGCCGATGGCACCGACAATCACGAACGACCATTGCCAGCCAAGCGAAATGGCCAGAAATCCGATGACTGGACCGGCCAACGCACCGCCCAATGGCCCTCCCGCCTGGTTGATGCCCACGGCGCGGGCGCGTTCACGGATCGGAAACCAGTTGTTGACGACCTTGTTGGCTGTGGTTGGTACCGGACCTTCACCCACTCCAAACAGCGCTCGCACGATTAGCAGCGTCCAGAAGCTGTACGCCATGGCGGTCATGGCACAGAGTCCGGACCAGATGCACATGGCGTAGAGAAACACCCGTTTGGGCCCGTACTTGTCGGCCAGGTAACCGCCGATGAAGTTGAACGCGGCGTAGCCGACGAAGAAACCGCTGAATACCAAGCCTTTTTCTGCCGGGGTCAGCTCGAAGCTCTTGGTTATGAAGGGCATGGCCACCGAAAGTGCGGCACGGTCCATGTAGTTGATAACCATGGCAATGAACAGCATGGTTACGATGAACC comes from the Pseudomonas sp. StFLB209 genome and includes:
- a CDS encoding MFS transporter, translated to MEKNKSRYRWFIVTMLFIAMVINYMDRAALSVAMPFITKSFELTPAEKGLVFSGFFVGYAAFNFIGGYLADKYGPKRVFLYAMCIWSGLCAMTAMAYSFWTLLIVRALFGVGEGPVPTTANKVVNNWFPIRERARAVGINQAGGPLGGALAGPVIGFLAISLGWQWSFVIVGAIGVLWAVAWKFIATDNPADHPKVSAEELADIQAGREVTANVDDQPANKPSLLSVLLRPSVLCTGFSLFCYNYTLYFFMTWFPSYLIDTKGVSLQQMSWISAFPWLVGACGMAAGGFLIDRIYQKTGRQLFSRKIVLVTCLTVAALCIAMSGRAESIELVVVFMSVAIGFLMLTASAYWALIQDTVPGYYVGTAGGLMHGMGNCAGLFAPTLTGLIIQATGTYSAAFVVTGVLGVCGALAVGLFVREQHENRDRPSVSTC